From Selenomonas ruminantium AC2024, a single genomic window includes:
- a CDS encoding cation transporter, giving the protein MKKTYKIEVDCANCANLMEEAAKNTPGVADATVNFMALKMKVEFEDGAEVSEVMENVLANCKKVEDDCEIFF; this is encoded by the coding sequence ATGAAGAAAACCTATAAAATCGAAGTGGACTGTGCCAACTGTGCGAACCTGATGGAAGAAGCCGCTAAGAATACCCCGGGTGTAGCAGATGCCACGGTAAACTTCATGGCCCTCAAGATGAAGGTGGAGTTTGAAGATGGCGCAGAAGTCAGCGAGGTAATGGAAAATGTGCTGGCTAACTGCAAAAAAGTAGAAGACGACTGCGAGATTTTCTTCTAA
- the trpE gene encoding anthranilate synthase component I, translating to MKFFPEYTDIENLTGQFDIAPVSCEILADFITPMEALRILKNTSEHCYLLESAQASDKWGRYTFLGFEPRMEITCLNGEFKAGGRTVAGADPAVEIRKVLSGYRSPRFAGLPPFTGGLVGYFAYDFIGYSEPKAKVEVEDTENFRDVDLMLFDKVIAFDHVRQKIVLMVNMKLADGEAGYQKATAELSRMVKLLRTGEKKVDEDGKLLGEVAPLFAKDEFCAMVEKAKHHIHEGDIFQIVLSNRLSAPFQGSLLNTYRVLRTINPSPYMFYFSGLDVEVAGASPETLVKLEDGILHTFPLAGTRPRGRTAAEDRALEQELLADEKELAEHNMLVDLGRNDLGKISEFGSVEVEKLHSIERFSHVMHIGSTVRGKIRADKDALDAIAAVLPAGTLSGAPKIRACQLIGELEGNKRGIYGGAIGYIDFTGNMDTCIAIRIAYKKNGQVFVRSGAGIVADSNPEKEYQECINKAKAVVRSLEYAEDDDL from the coding sequence GTGAAGTTTTTTCCTGAATATACGGACATCGAGAATTTGACCGGTCAATTTGACATTGCACCGGTAAGCTGCGAGATACTGGCGGATTTCATCACGCCCATGGAGGCCCTACGGATATTGAAGAACACCAGCGAGCACTGCTATCTGCTGGAGTCGGCCCAGGCCAGTGACAAGTGGGGGCGTTATACGTTTTTGGGCTTTGAGCCCCGCATGGAAATCACCTGTCTTAATGGGGAGTTTAAGGCAGGCGGGCGAACTGTTGCGGGGGCTGACCCGGCTGTGGAAATCCGTAAGGTTTTGTCAGGTTATCGCAGTCCACGCTTTGCAGGGCTGCCACCCTTTACCGGCGGACTCGTGGGTTATTTTGCCTATGACTTTATCGGCTACAGCGAGCCTAAGGCTAAAGTGGAAGTGGAAGATACGGAAAACTTCCGGGACGTTGACCTCATGCTCTTTGATAAGGTCATTGCCTTTGACCATGTGCGGCAAAAAATCGTGCTGATGGTGAATATGAAGCTGGCCGATGGTGAGGCTGGTTATCAAAAAGCCACTGCAGAGCTTAGCCGCATGGTGAAACTTTTGCGCACTGGCGAAAAGAAGGTGGATGAGGACGGCAAATTGCTGGGAGAAGTCGCTCCCCTGTTTGCAAAGGACGAATTTTGCGCCATGGTCGAGAAGGCCAAGCACCATATCCACGAGGGGGACATCTTCCAGATTGTGCTGTCCAATCGTTTGTCAGCACCCTTTCAGGGCAGTCTCCTAAATACCTATCGCGTTCTGCGCACCATCAATCCGTCCCCCTATATGTTCTACTTCTCGGGGCTGGATGTGGAAGTGGCCGGCGCTTCGCCAGAGACGTTGGTGAAATTGGAGGATGGTATTCTCCATACCTTTCCATTGGCCGGCACCCGTCCCCGCGGCAGGACAGCGGCGGAGGACAGGGCCTTGGAGCAGGAACTGTTGGCGGACGAAAAGGAACTGGCCGAACACAATATGCTGGTGGATTTGGGCCGCAATGATTTGGGCAAAATCAGCGAGTTTGGTTCCGTGGAGGTGGAAAAGCTGCATTCCATTGAGCGCTTTTCCCATGTGATGCATATTGGCTCCACGGTGCGGGGGAAAATCCGTGCCGATAAAGATGCGTTGGATGCCATTGCCGCGGTACTGCCTGCAGGTACCCTTTCTGGGGCACCGAAAATCCGCGCCTGTCAGTTGATTGGAGAACTGGAGGGCAACAAGCGGGGCATTTATGGCGGGGCCATCGGCTATATCGACTTTACCGGCAATATGGATACCTGCATTGCCATCCGCATTGCCTACAAGAAGAACGGTCAGGTATTCGTGCGCAGTGGTGCCGGTATCGTGGCGGACTCCAATCCCGAGAAGGAATATCAGGAATGTATCAACAAGGCCAAGGCCGTGGTGCGCTCTCTGGAATATGCGGAGGATGATGACTTATGA
- a CDS encoding anthranilate synthase component II, producing the protein MILLVDNYDSFSYNLYQLIGSIEPDIRVIRNDEMTVAEIEALQPDRIILSPGPGRPEDAGNIMEIAAVLGKKIPTLGVCLGHQAICAAFGGVVTYAKELMHGKQSAIQFRDYCPLFQNCPPHMLVARYHSLAAEADTLPECLEVTAQTADGEVMAVQHRDYPIYGVQFHPESIMTPEGRTMLQNFIALS; encoded by the coding sequence ATGATTTTGCTGGTGGATAATTACGACAGCTTTTCCTACAATTTGTATCAGCTTATCGGCAGCATTGAGCCGGATATCCGCGTCATCCGCAATGATGAAATGACGGTGGCAGAGATTGAGGCTCTGCAGCCCGACCGCATTATCCTGTCTCCGGGGCCGGGCCGGCCCGAGGATGCAGGCAATATCATGGAGATTGCGGCCGTTTTGGGCAAAAAGATTCCGACCCTGGGGGTATGTCTGGGCCATCAGGCCATCTGCGCCGCGTTTGGCGGCGTGGTTACCTATGCCAAGGAACTCATGCACGGCAAACAGTCGGCCATTCAGTTCCGCGACTACTGTCCGCTTTTTCAGAACTGCCCGCCCCATATGCTCGTGGCCCGCTATCACTCCTTAGCGGCAGAGGCAGACACCCTGCCGGAATGTCTGGAGGTTACAGCGCAGACCGCTGATGGTGAGGTTATGGCGGTACAGCATCGGGATTATCCCATCTACGGTGTACAGTTCCATCCCGAGTCGATTATGACGCCGGAGGGCAGAACCATGCTGCAGAATTTTATCGCTCTTTCCTGA
- a CDS encoding gamma carbonic anhydrase family protein, whose protein sequence is MSTILSYKGKTPVIGKDVFMAPSATVVGDVEIGEGSRIWFNAVVRGDFQKLTIGKNCDIQDNSTLHVMLDEPTEIGDNVIIGHNAVVHARKIGSNCLIGMGSIILGHTEIGDNVVIGAGTKLTQHKKIPSNSLVYGNPAEIIRALREDEIEALKASGENYQKVAAIYQEELDKIKDK, encoded by the coding sequence ATGAGCACTATTCTTTCCTACAAGGGGAAAACGCCTGTCATTGGCAAAGATGTATTCATGGCTCCTTCCGCTACGGTTGTTGGCGATGTGGAAATCGGCGAAGGCAGCAGAATATGGTTTAACGCTGTAGTACGCGGTGATTTTCAGAAGCTGACCATTGGCAAGAACTGTGATATTCAGGATAACAGCACCCTGCATGTGATGTTGGACGAACCGACGGAGATAGGAGATAATGTCATTATAGGCCACAATGCCGTAGTGCACGCCAGGAAAATCGGCAGCAATTGTCTTATTGGTATGGGCTCTATTATCTTAGGACATACAGAAATTGGCGATAATGTGGTTATTGGTGCTGGTACCAAACTGACGCAGCATAAAAAGATTCCGTCCAATTCCTTAGTTTATGGCAATCCGGCAGAGATTATCCGTGCTTTGCGTGAAGATGAAATAGAGGCATTGAAGGCCTCTGGGGAAAACTATCAGAAGGTCGCAGCCATCTATCAGGAAGAATTAGACAAAATAAAAGATAAATAA
- the ndk gene encoding nucleoside-diphosphate kinase has translation MEKTLVLIKPDAFALHYSGDIIKRYEQEGFRIVAMKLLKMDERLASIHYAEHIGRPYYGDLVGFMTSAPLIALVLEGENAIARIRELHGKTNPAEAADGTIRKLYATNGRRNAVHASDSPESAAREIHIFFNETEILDGEYHVME, from the coding sequence ATGGAAAAAACTTTGGTACTGATTAAGCCGGACGCCTTTGCCCTGCATTACAGCGGCGATATCATCAAGCGTTACGAGCAGGAGGGCTTCCGCATTGTGGCCATGAAGCTCTTGAAGATGGATGAGCGTCTGGCTTCCATCCATTATGCCGAGCATATCGGCCGTCCGTATTACGGGGATTTGGTGGGCTTTATGACGTCTGCGCCGCTGATTGCGTTAGTGCTTGAAGGGGAAAATGCCATTGCCCGCATCCGTGAGCTTCACGGCAAGACCAATCCGGCAGAAGCAGCTGACGGCACCATCCGTAAGCTCTATGCCACCAATGGCCGCCGTAATGCCGTACATGCTTCGGACAGCCCGGAAAGCGCCGCGCGGGAAATTCACATTTTCTTCAATGAAACGGAAA